One part of the Treponema peruense genome encodes these proteins:
- a CDS encoding CHASE2 domain-containing protein, which translates to MKIKFPGFFKKRLITFILISVGIFCLGCVLNFSGAFDYIEHKAYDARMNFTSRYTVPDDNICFVGVDQYSIDSLLQERGYGWPWPRSVYSEIVDFFHEAGAKCVAFDVFFTEPSVYKGSDDTVFAQSCAQFGKVVQVMFDSKSSSGQVFPIKPLRNSAAMIANITSLKDSDDIIRRARLSFSTKEGEYPSLGIAPVLLDLPPESVQAELGKIKKEVPSLKDGSVLLRYKGNIDRYPHYSAYDILRDWNLYKNGQESELVPADFEDAVIFFILYAPGLYDICSTPVSQVYPGAGVHMTLLDNYLNGEFLHKIPLWAQLLVCLVLSFASSFTVYGIGCTKFRGRNPLMIFLVTALVLLTIVFSTVSFAAGIYVPLTCALFCIVSSFVACLFFSYTSEGKQRRFIKSAFSQYLSPAVVDRLINDPSKLELGGEKRHITIFFSDIQSFTSISEPLEPEKLTDLLNRYLTLMTDIILESGGTIDKYEGDAIIAFWNAPVDINCHARVAVEAAMKCQKAIEEKTEEFSKIAGRPLLTRIGLNTGDAIVGNMGSRQRFDYTMLGDSVNLASRLEGFNKQFGTYLMCSETTVREASREGCPLYFRELARAVVVGKKEPVVVFEPVERAVFLQRKIFFESFDRALHLFYDADFVQAQKIFSELSVQDEASARYAAKCSEFINSAPGTDWHGEWKAAQK; encoded by the coding sequence ATGAAAATAAAGTTCCCCGGTTTTTTTAAGAAACGCCTTATCACATTTATTTTGATAAGTGTCGGCATTTTTTGTCTGGGATGCGTGCTTAATTTTTCCGGGGCTTTTGATTACATTGAACACAAAGCCTACGACGCAAGAATGAATTTTACGTCGCGATATACTGTTCCCGATGACAACATTTGTTTTGTCGGCGTTGACCAGTACAGCATAGATTCACTTCTGCAGGAACGCGGTTACGGATGGCCATGGCCGCGCTCAGTTTATTCAGAGATTGTCGATTTTTTTCATGAAGCGGGTGCAAAGTGTGTGGCCTTTGATGTTTTTTTTACGGAACCTTCTGTTTACAAAGGAAGTGACGACACAGTTTTTGCACAAAGCTGCGCGCAGTTTGGAAAAGTCGTGCAGGTTATGTTTGACTCAAAGAGCAGTAGCGGTCAGGTTTTCCCGATAAAACCTTTAAGAAACTCTGCCGCAATGATTGCAAACATTACGAGTCTTAAAGACAGCGATGACATAATCAGAAGGGCGCGTCTTTCATTCAGCACAAAAGAAGGGGAATATCCTTCACTCGGAATAGCGCCTGTACTTTTGGATTTGCCGCCCGAATCTGTTCAGGCTGAACTTGGTAAAATCAAAAAAGAAGTACCTTCCTTGAAAGACGGTTCTGTTCTTTTGCGGTACAAAGGAAATATTGACCGTTACCCGCATTACAGTGCGTACGATATTCTGCGTGACTGGAATCTTTATAAAAATGGTCAGGAATCAGAACTTGTTCCGGCTGATTTTGAAGATGCAGTTATTTTCTTTATACTTTATGCACCCGGACTTTACGATATATGTTCAACTCCTGTTTCTCAGGTTTATCCCGGTGCCGGCGTTCATATGACGCTTTTGGACAATTATCTTAACGGTGAGTTCCTGCATAAGATTCCGCTTTGGGCCCAACTGCTTGTCTGTCTTGTTTTGTCTTTTGCTTCTTCATTTACAGTTTACGGAATAGGTTGTACAAAATTCCGCGGAAGAAACCCGCTTATGATTTTTCTGGTCACTGCCCTTGTTTTGCTGACAATTGTTTTTTCAACAGTTTCGTTTGCGGCAGGAATTTATGTTCCTTTGACGTGCGCGCTTTTTTGTATTGTGTCCAGTTTTGTTGCGTGTCTTTTTTTCAGTTATACAAGTGAAGGAAAGCAGCGGCGTTTTATCAAGTCGGCTTTTTCGCAGTACCTGAGCCCGGCTGTTGTTGACCGCCTGATTAATGATCCTTCAAAACTTGAACTCGGCGGCGAAAAAAGACATATTACAATTTTCTTTTCTGACATCCAGTCTTTTACTTCTATTTCAGAACCACTTGAACCTGAAAAACTTACAGATTTGCTTAACAGATATCTTACGCTTATGACAGATATTATTTTGGAAAGTGGCGGAACAATCGACAAGTATGAAGGAGACGCAATTATTGCTTTCTGGAATGCGCCGGTTGACATTAACTGCCATGCGCGTGTTGCTGTTGAAGCGGCAATGAAGTGCCAGAAGGCCATTGAAGAAAAAACTGAAGAGTTTTCAAAAATTGCCGGTCGTCCTTTGCTTACAAGAATCGGTCTTAATACAGGGGATGCCATTGTGGGGAACATGGGATCCAGACAGCGCTTTGACTACACTATGCTTGGTGATAGTGTAAATCTTGCTTCGCGTCTTGAGGGATTCAACAAGCAGTTCGGTACATATTTGATGTGTTCCGAAACAACTGTGCGCGAAGCTTCCCGTGAAGGCTGCCCGCTTTATTTTAGGGAACTGGCGCGCGCCGTGGTTGTAGGAAAAAAAGAGCCTGTTGTTGTTTTTGAACCTGTGGAGCGCGCAGTTTTTTTGCAGCGAAAAATCTTTTTTGAATCATTTGACCGCGCACTACATTTGTTTTATGACGCAGATTTTGTTCAAGCACAAAAAATATTTTCTGAACTTTCTGTGCAGGATGAGGCCAGCGCGCGTTATGCGGCAAAGTGCAGCGAATTTATAAACAGCGCGCCCGGTACGGACTGGCACGGCGAATGGAAAGCCGCGCAAAAATAA
- a CDS encoding M48 family metallopeptidase → MSKRANLYAKNFLAAAVVLSSAVFYSCQTFTNVVSVGTAVLAVAGGVTGVIDSNTASAIIDSSASVAAAAEEVSPQQEYYLGRAVAGTLLKNYGAYQNETATEYLNYVCHVLTVNSPQPELYKGYYVQILDSNEINAFGTSGGHILVTKGLIQNVKSEDEIAAVLAHEIAHIQLKHSIKAIKSSRTTDAVFKTSGAVLTALTDGDDNTVELIKSFDSTVGKAISNMVDKGYSQDNEFAADKYALSLLDAAGYDVQAMDEMLEMLGQKSKAKSGFGKTHPKPKKRIKNLSKEYKKYASCKTQSMRTERFEEVWSVL, encoded by the coding sequence ATGAGTAAACGCGCAAACCTTTATGCAAAAAATTTTCTTGCGGCAGCGGTAGTTTTGTCTTCTGCTGTGTTTTATTCATGCCAGACTTTTACAAATGTTGTAAGTGTTGGTACGGCAGTTCTTGCAGTAGCCGGGGGTGTAACAGGTGTTATTGATTCAAATACCGCTTCTGCAATTATAGACAGTTCTGCTTCTGTTGCTGCGGCTGCCGAAGAAGTTTCGCCACAGCAGGAATATTACCTTGGCCGCGCTGTTGCCGGAACACTTCTTAAAAATTACGGTGCGTACCAGAACGAAACTGCCACTGAATATCTGAATTATGTATGCCACGTTCTTACAGTCAATTCTCCGCAGCCCGAACTTTACAAAGGCTATTATGTTCAGATTCTGGACAGCAATGAAATAAATGCCTTTGGTACAAGCGGCGGACACATTCTTGTTACAAAAGGTCTTATTCAAAATGTAAAAAGCGAAGATGAAATTGCGGCAGTTCTTGCTCACGAAATTGCACATATTCAGCTTAAGCATAGCATTAAGGCAATAAAGTCAAGCCGCACAACTGACGCTGTTTTTAAGACAAGTGGTGCAGTACTTACAGCACTTACTGATGGCGATGATAATACTGTTGAACTGATTAAAAGCTTTGACAGTACCGTCGGTAAAGCAATTTCAAATATGGTAGACAAAGGTTATTCCCAAGATAACGAATTTGCTGCCGACAAGTACGCACTTTCTTTGCTTGACGCTGCCGGTTATGATGTTCAGGCTATGGATGAAATGCTTGAAATGCTCGGACAGAAGTCAAAAGCAAAATCTGGTTTTGGAAAAACGCACCCCAAGCCAAAGAAAAGAATAAAAAATCTTTCCAAAGAATACAAAAAATATGCTTCGTGTAAAACACAGTCAATGCGTACTGAACGTTTTGAAGAAGTCTGGTCTGTCCTATGA